The region TAGCGATAACACATCAAATTGCTAATTATCCAGGTGTTTCTAGTGAGATGAGTGGAGAGGCCTTGTTGAAATTGATGAGAGATCAAGCTACTCAGTATGGTGCTGATTATCGCAGAGCTCAAGTTTTTGGAATTGATGCTAGTGGTGACTGGAAAACTATTTACACTCCAGAGGGGACTTTTAAAGCAAAAGCACTTGTCGTTGCCAGTGGTGCCATGGGAAGGCCAGCTTCATTTAAAGGTGAGGCTGAATTCTTGGGTAAAGGAGTAAGTTATTGCGCTACTTGTGATGGGGCTTTTTATAGAGATCGTGAAGTCGCGGTTGTTGGAATTAATAAAGAGGCGATTGAAGAAGCAAATGTTCTTACAAAATTTGCTTCAAAAGTTCATTGGATAACATCTAATGATCCAAAATCAGATGATCATCATGCGCAAGATCTGCTATCAAAACCAAATGTGAACCATTGGAGTAAGACGAGGTTAATGCAGATTGAAGGTAATGATTCTGGGGTAACAGGTATTAAGGTTAAGAACCGTTCAATTGATACTCAGCAAGAAGTAGCACTCGATGGCGTTTTTGTTTATATGAGCGGTTCAAAGCCTATTACCGACTTTCTTGGTGAACAGGTTGCTTTTAAGGAGGATGGTGGAGTTTTGGTAGATGACTTTATGTCGACAACAGTTGAAGGGGTTTGGGCGATTGGCGACATCAGAAATACTCCATTTAAACAAGCTGTTGTTGCAGCATCGGATGGATGCATAGCCGCTATGGCGATAGATAGATATTTAAATAGTAGGAAATCAATTCGTGTAGATTGGGTTCATGCTTAATTGGCACAATTAACAAATATTTTAAAGAGGAGTTGCTTCAGAAACATATGCCACACCACCGTAGTAACTAAGAACATTGTTTATATTTTCTCGTATTTTGTCGATTATCTCTTGCTCACAAAAAATAATGACGTGTGCATTTGATCCAAATCCAGTGAATTCCATGTCTTCTGTGACAATTCTTTCTGGACCTCTTCCCGTGGCATGTTTCATAACCGTATAGCCAGGTACTTCAGCTTTTTCTAATGCTGAGAGCACATCATTTAGTTCTCTTTCACTAAAAATTAAGTCGAGTCTTTTCATGAAATTGACTTATCCAATTGAAGGGATCATTGTGTTTACTAAGCCCATATATACTGGTATTCCTATGATTATGTTAAAAGGAAAAGTTAATCCAAGAGTGGTCGAAATGTAATAACTAGGTCGTGCTTCAGGAACAGTCATTCTCATTGCTGTCGGTACAGCTAAATATGAAGCACTAGCGCAAAGAACTACAAATAATAGAGCATTGCCTGGATTTAAATTTAGGAATCTAGCTACTACTGATCCTAGTACTGCATTAACTATTGGCATAAATATTGAAAACATAATGAGAAAGGCCCCAGTCTTATTAAGACGAGCGAGGCGTTGAGCAGCAACAATCCCCATATCAAGAAGGAAAAAACATTCTGCGCCGTAGAACAATTCAGCTGTGAAAGGTTCCATTTTTTTTATGTCAGATGGATCAATTGCTGATGTTAAAAAACCTATTAGAAGGCTTCCAAGTAACAAATAGACAGAACCATTTAACATTGACTCATGAAGAATTGCTCCCCATTTCATTTTCCTTTTGATGGGCCTATCTTTGGGCGCTCCAAATTTGACTAAGAGAAGACCAATTATTATTGCTGGAGATTCCATTAGTGCTAAAGCTGCAACCATAAAACCATCAAAAGGTATGTTTTGACTTTCGAGAAAGCTTTCAGCCGTTATAAACGTCACTGCACTTATTGATCCATATGCTGCTGAAATTGCTGCTGCATTAAAAACGTCGAATTTAAATCTCAGTACTAAAAAGCAAATAAGTGGTATTAATAGTGACATTAATATTGCTGCTATTACAGTCGGAAGAACTGGATAACCAAAGCCACTTTTTTGCAACTCAATACCCCCTCTGAAGCCTATTGCAAGTAAAAGATATAAAGAAAATAATTTTGGGAGAGGAGCTGGGATCTCAAAATCAGACTTTAATGCATATGCAATTGCACCCAAAAAGAAAAAAAGGATTGGTGGACTTAAAGCATTTTGTATGAAAAGGTTTTGTCCCATTTCTTGTTAGTTTTTAAGCAAGCAAGTTAGATAGAAATGAAAATATGGTTGTCAACTATTTATGCTGTCAATTGCAGCCATGAGGGCTTCTTTCCTTGTACCAATTACATCAACGCCAAATTTAGCAAGTCTGTCTTTTACTCTTCCTGTTGCACCAGCAACATATGCTTTTCTTGAGCTATTTAGAGCTTCCTGAACCATATCTTCTATTGCGAGAGTTGCAGTAACTCCAAGCCTGGGAACATCAGTGATATCAAGAATTAAAACTTTATAGTTTCTTACAAGCATCATTCTTTCAGTAATTCCTTTTGCTGCACCAAAACTAAGTGGCCCTTTTAATCTGAATAGCATTACTTCTCCCGCACAACGATCTAAAAGTGCTTTTTCATCTGATGGGAGTTGTGCATTTGCTGCGTTGTTATTTGATGCTGAATCAAATGGATTATCAGCTTCCATTCCCTCCAATTGCGTCTCTGTAATTGAATCGATCGTGAGCATATTTGCTATGAATACTCCAACCAGTACAGCCCATATCAAATCCCAGAAAACTGTCATCAAGAGGACTCCATACATCACACTTGCGGTTTTCAGGGAAAGTCTATGAGCTCTTAACAAAAATCCCCAATCAATAATGTCTAAGCCAACTTTTATTAAAATTCCAGCAAGAAGAGCTGTAGGGATCTGAGCGGCTAAAGGACCTGCACCAACTAGAACGAAAAGCAATACAACTGAATG is a window of Prochlorococcus marinus str. MIT 0917 DNA encoding:
- a CDS encoding P-II family nitrogen regulator; this translates as MKRLDLIFSERELNDVLSALEKAEVPGYTVMKHATGRGPERIVTEDMEFTGFGSNAHVIIFCEQEIIDKIRENINNVLSYYGGVAYVSEATPL
- a CDS encoding NAD(P)/FAD-dependent oxidoreductase, producing METIETDVVIVGGGPAGCSCALYTSRADLRTVILDKNPDVGALAITHQIANYPGVSSEMSGEALLKLMRDQATQYGADYRRAQVFGIDASGDWKTIYTPEGTFKAKALVVASGAMGRPASFKGEAEFLGKGVSYCATCDGAFYRDREVAVVGINKEAIEEANVLTKFASKVHWITSNDPKSDDHHAQDLLSKPNVNHWSKTRLMQIEGNDSGVTGIKVKNRSIDTQQEVALDGVFVYMSGSKPITDFLGEQVAFKEDGGVLVDDFMSTTVEGVWAIGDIRNTPFKQAVVAASDGCIAAMAIDRYLNSRKSIRVDWVHA
- a CDS encoding sodium-dependent bicarbonate transport family permease; translated protein: MGQNLFIQNALSPPILFFFLGAIAYALKSDFEIPAPLPKLFSLYLLLAIGFRGGIELQKSGFGYPVLPTVIAAILMSLLIPLICFLVLRFKFDVFNAAAISAAYGSISAVTFITAESFLESQNIPFDGFMVAALALMESPAIIIGLLLVKFGAPKDRPIKRKMKWGAILHESMLNGSVYLLLGSLLIGFLTSAIDPSDIKKMEPFTAELFYGAECFFLLDMGIVAAQRLARLNKTGAFLIMFSIFMPIVNAVLGSVVARFLNLNPGNALLFVVLCASASYLAVPTAMRMTVPEARPSYYISTTLGLTFPFNIIIGIPVYMGLVNTMIPSIG